DNA sequence from the Tenacibaculum mesophilum genome:
TCAAAAAATCGATGTAAAAGTGAATGTGAAGGTGGAAGTTCAACAAAAAGAAAATCCAAATCAAATTAGAGGGAAAGAAATTCCCAATATTCAAAATATCATAGCTATAGCTTCAGGTAAAGGTGGAGTAGGAAAATCTACCATTACCTCAAACATGGCAGTTTCATTAGCAAAAATGGGCTTTAAAGTAGGAGTGTTAGATGCCGATGTTTATGGACCATCACAGCACTTAATGTTTGATGTAGAAAGAGAAAAACCATTAGCGGTAAACGTAAATGGGCGTTCAAAAATGAAGCCGATTGAAAGTTATGGAGTAAAACTATTATCATTAGGTTTCTTTACAGATCCAAGTCAGGCAGTGATTTGGCGTGGACCAATGGCTTCAAAAGCGTTAAATCAATTAATTTTTGATGCAGATTGGGGAGAGTTAGATTTCTTATTAATAGATTTACCTCCAGGAACAGGAGATGTACATTTATCAATAGTGCAAGCAGTACCAATTAACGGTGCGGTCGTGGTAAGTACACCTCAAAACATTGCCTTAGCAGATGCTAAAAAAGGAGTGGCAATGTTTAAACAAGAAAGTATTAACGTACCAGTATTAGGTATCGTTGAAAATATGGCGTATTTTACACCAGCAGAACTTCCTAACAATAAATATTATATTTTTGGAGAAGGAGGTGCTAAAAATTTAGCAGAAGATATTGAAACTAGTTTCTTAGGAGAAATACCATTAGTACAAAGCATACGAGAAGCAGGTGATGTTGGACACCCAGTAGCGTTACAAGAAAATACACCACTAGCAGAAGCTTTTACAGAGGTAACTAAAGAAATGGTTTCGCAACTATTAAAAAGAAATGCAAACTTACCACCAACAGAAGTAGTACGAATTACTACTATGAGTGGTTGTAGCTCAAAATAAGCAGTTATGGCAACAGAAGACATAAGAAATAACGTAGAAAAAGCGTTGGAAGAAATCCGCCCTTTTTTAGTAAGTGATGGAGGTAATATAAAATTATTATCTATAGAAAACAGTACAGTAAAAGTACAATTAGAAGGAGCTTGTAGTGGATGTTCTGTTAATCAAATGACTCTGAAAAATGGAGTAGAGGCAACAATAAAAAAATACGCACCAGAAATTAAAGAGGTAATTAATGTTGAATAACCTGATTTATATCAGGTTTTGATTAACAAAAGTATCATATTTTTGAGTTTTAAGCGTTTCCTTTACTTATTTTTTTATACAATAAGTAACACTTAAACAGGCCTTTCAATTATTAACACATACAATTCCTGCCTTATTTTTAAGGTGGGAATCTCAATATAAAAAGAAAATTTTGTTACAAAATGATAAATACAGATATACTTATTATTGGAGCAGGGCCTACTGGGCTTTTTACTGTTTTTGAAGCAGGGTTGTTAAAATTACGTTGCCATTTAATTGATGCCTTACCGCAACCAGGAGGGCAATGTTCAGAAATTTATCCCAAAAAGCCAATTTACGATATTCCAGCATATCCAGAAATTTTAGCAGGTGATTTAACCGATAAATTAATGGAACAAATTAAACAATTTGAACCAGGTTTTACACTAGGTGAACGTGCTGATACTATTGAAAAGCAAGAAGACGGAACGTTTATTGTAACTACTAATAAAGGAACAAAGCACCAAGCACCCGTAGTAGCAATTGCAGGAGGCTTAGGAAGCTTTGAACCACGTAAACCACCGATTCCTAATATTACAGATTTTGAAGACAAAGGAGTAGAATACATGATTAAAGAACCAGAAATTTATCGTGACAAAAACGTGGTAATTGCTGGAGGAGGAGACTCTGCTTTAGATTGGTCTATCTTCTTAACAGATGTGGCAAAATCTGTAACGTTAATTCACAGAAGAAATGAATTCCGTGGAGCTTTAGACTCTGTTGATAAAGTACAAGAGTTAAAAAATGAAGGTAAACTAATGTTAATTACACCAGCAGAAGTTAAAGGTATTGTAGGAGAAGAAAAGGTAGAAGGCGTAGTAGTAGAGCAAAAAGATCAAGAACCATTTACATTACCTTGTGAACATTTTATTCCGTTATTTGGATTGTCTCCAAAATTAGGCCCTATTGCAAATTGGGGATTAGAAATTGAGAAGAATGCCATAAAAGTAAATAATGCATTAGACTATCAAACAAATGTAGAAGGAATTTATGCAATTGGAGATGTAAATACATATCCAGGAAAGTTAAAATTAATTCTATGCGGATTCCATGAAGCAACCTTAATGTGCCAGAGTGCTTACAAACGTATTCATCCAGATAAAAAATATGTGATGAAGTATACGACGGTAGGTGGTGTTGATGGATTTGATGGTACTAGAAAAGAAGCCCCAAAAGCAGTAGTTAAAGCGATTAATTAAGCATGACATTAACTGAATATATACAGCAGTTATCAGAAGATAAATTATTGTACTTCGCCTTACCTGTATTTTTCATTTGCATGTTGGTAGAATACCGAATAGCAAAAGAAAAATACCATGGTAAAGACACTGGAGTATCAATGCTAATGATGGTATTTTCTGCTATTGTTGAGTTTATTCCGAAAATTTTAGCCTTCATAGCGTTTTTCTATTTGTATGAGATGAGTCCGTTAAAAGGTATAGTTCAACGTCAATGGTGGGCATGGATTTTATTGTTATTGGCTGATGATTTTGCTTATTACTGGTTTCACCGATTAAATCACGAAGTACGTTTGTTTTGGGCAGGTCATGTACCACATCATTCATCGGTGCATATGAATTTAGGAACAGCATTGCGTCAAGGAGTCGGTGAACGTATCCATAAATTTTTCTTTTGGATGTGGATTCCTTTATTAGGATTTGATCCATTAATGATGTTTACTATGATGGGA
Encoded proteins:
- a CDS encoding Mrp/NBP35 family ATP-binding protein, translating into MSFKKQDIYKALETITAPGEGKSLVENENITNVVTFGDEVIVDVTISNPSLQAKKKVEVEIMKAIHQHVDQKIDVKVNVKVEVQQKENPNQIRGKEIPNIQNIIAIASGKGGVGKSTITSNMAVSLAKMGFKVGVLDADVYGPSQHLMFDVEREKPLAVNVNGRSKMKPIESYGVKLLSLGFFTDPSQAVIWRGPMASKALNQLIFDADWGELDFLLIDLPPGTGDVHLSIVQAVPINGAVVVSTPQNIALADAKKGVAMFKQESINVPVLGIVENMAYFTPAELPNNKYYIFGEGGAKNLAEDIETSFLGEIPLVQSIREAGDVGHPVALQENTPLAEAFTEVTKEMVSQLLKRNANLPPTEVVRITTMSGCSSK
- a CDS encoding NifU family protein, with product MATEDIRNNVEKALEEIRPFLVSDGGNIKLLSIENSTVKVQLEGACSGCSVNQMTLKNGVEATIKKYAPEIKEVINVE
- a CDS encoding NAD(P)/FAD-dependent oxidoreductase, producing the protein MINTDILIIGAGPTGLFTVFEAGLLKLRCHLIDALPQPGGQCSEIYPKKPIYDIPAYPEILAGDLTDKLMEQIKQFEPGFTLGERADTIEKQEDGTFIVTTNKGTKHQAPVVAIAGGLGSFEPRKPPIPNITDFEDKGVEYMIKEPEIYRDKNVVIAGGGDSALDWSIFLTDVAKSVTLIHRRNEFRGALDSVDKVQELKNEGKLMLITPAEVKGIVGEEKVEGVVVEQKDQEPFTLPCEHFIPLFGLSPKLGPIANWGLEIEKNAIKVNNALDYQTNVEGIYAIGDVNTYPGKLKLILCGFHEATLMCQSAYKRIHPDKKYVMKYTTVGGVDGFDGTRKEAPKAVVKAIN
- a CDS encoding sterol desaturase family protein, with the translated sequence MTLTEYIQQLSEDKLLYFALPVFFICMLVEYRIAKEKYHGKDTGVSMLMMVFSAIVEFIPKILAFIAFFYLYEMSPLKGIVQRQWWAWILLLLADDFAYYWFHRLNHEVRLFWAGHVPHHSSVHMNLGTALRQGVGERIHKFFFWMWIPLLGFDPLMMFTMMGISLIYQFFVHTELVDKLPKPIELIFNTPSHHRVHHASNIRYLDCNHAGILIIWDRIFGTFSEELKEIDKPVYGLTVNIETFNPVKVATHEYAAIWKDVKRADTWSDKLNYIFNSPGWTHDGEDKRAKTLRKKMNL